From the genome of Neomonachus schauinslandi chromosome 5, ASM220157v2, whole genome shotgun sequence, one region includes:
- the CPSF6 gene encoding cleavage and polyadenylation specificity factor subunit 6 isoform X2 gives MADGVDHIDIYADVGEEFNQEAEYGGHDQIDLYDDVISPSANNGDAPEDRDYMDTLPPTVGDDVGKGAAPNVVYTYTGKRIALYIGNLTWWTTDEDLTEAVHSLGVNDILEIKFFENRANGQSKGFALVGVGSEASSKKLMDLLPKRELHGQNPVVTPCNKQFLSQFEMQSRKTTQSGQMSGEGKAGPPGGSSRAAFPQGGRGRGRFPGAVPGGDRFPGPAGPGGPPPPFPGNLIKHLVKGTRPLFLETRIPWHMGHSIEEIPIFGLKAGQTPPRPPLGPPGPPGPPGPPPPGQVLPPPLAGPPNRGDRPPPPVLFPGQPFGQPPLGPLPPGPPPPVPGYGPPPGPPPPQQGPPPPPGPFPPRPPGPLGPPLTLAPPPHLPGPPPGAPPPAPHVNPAFFPPPTNSGMPTSDSRGPPPTDPYGRPPPYDRGDYGPPGREMDTARTPLSEAEFEEIMNRNRAISSSAISRAVSDASAGDYGSAIETLVTAISLIKQSKVSADDRCKVLISSLQDCLHGIESKSYGSGSRRERSRERDHSRSREKSRRHKSRSRDRHDDYYRERSRERERHRDRDRDRDRERDREREYRHR, from the exons GAAGCTGAATATGGTGGGCATGATCAGATAGATTTGTATGATGATGTCATCTCTCCATCTGCAAATAATGGAGATGCCCCAGAAGACCGTGATTACATGGATACTCTCCCACCAACTGTTGGTGATGATGTGGGTAAAGGAGCAGCACCAAATGTTGTCTATACATATACTGGAAAGAGAATTGCATTGTATATTGGAAATCTAACATGG TGGACAACAGATGAAGACTTAACTGAAGCAGTTCATTCTTTGGGAGTAAATGATATTTTGgagataaaattttttgaaaatcgGGCAAATGGCCAGTCAAAGGG GTTTGCCCTTGTTGGTGTTGGATCTGAAGCATCCTCAAAAAAGTTAATGGATCTGTTGCCTAAAAGAGAACTTCATGGTCAGAATCCTGTTGTAACTCCATGCAATAAACAGTTCCTGAGTCAATTTGAAATGCAGTCCAGGAAAA CTACACAATCAGGACAAATGTCTGGGGAAGGTAAAGCTGGTCCTCCAGGAGGCAGTTCACGTGCAGCATTTCCACAAGGTGGTAGAGGACGGGGCCGTTTTCCAGGGGCTGTTCCCGGTGGGGACAGATTTCCTGGACCAGCAGGACCAGGAGGGCCACCCCCACCTTTTCCag GAAATTTGATCAAGCATCTTGTTAAAGGAACTCGGCCTTTGTTCCTGGAAACTAGGATTCCATGGCATATGGGGCACAGCATAGAGGAAATACCCATTTTTGGCCTAAaag CTGGACAGACTCCACCACGTCCACCCTTAGGTCCTCCAGGCCCACCTGGTCCACCGGGTCCTCCACCTCCTGGTCAGGTTCTGCCTCCTCCTTTAGCTGGGCCTCCTAATCGAGGAGATCGCCCTCCACCACCAGTTCTTTTTCCTGGACAACCTTTTGGGCAGCCTCCATTGGGTCCGCTTCCTCCTGGCCCTCCACCTCCAGTTCCAGGCTACGGCCCCCCTCCTGGTCCACCACCTCCACAGCAGGGaccacctccacctccaggcCCCTTTCCACCTCGCCCACCTGGCCCTCTTGGGCCACCCCTTACACTTGCTCCTCCTCCGCATCTTCCTGGACCAcctccaggtgccccaccaccaGCTCCACATGTGAACCCGGCTTTCTTTCCTCCACCGACTAACAGCGGCATGCCTACTTCAGATAGCCGGGGTCCACCACCAACAGATCCATATGGCCGACCCCCACCATATGATAGGGGTGACTATGGGCCTCCTGGAAG ggaAATGGATACTGCAAGAACGCCATTGAGTGAAGCTGAGTTTGAAGAAATCATGAATAGAAATAGGGCAATCTCAAGCAGTGCTATTTCAAGAGCTGTGTCTGATGCCAGTGCTg GTGATTATGGGAGTGCTATTGAGACATTGGTAACTGCAATTTCTTTAATTAAACAATCCAAAGTATCTGCTGATGATCGTTGCAAAGTTCTTATTAGCTCTTTGCAAGATTGCCTTCATGGAATTGAATCCAAGTCTTACGGTTCTGGATCAAG ACGTGAACGATCAAGAGAGAGGGACCATAGTAGATCACGAGAAAAGAGTCGGCGTCATAAATCCCGTAGTAGAGATCGTCATGATGATTATtatagagagagaagcagagaacgAGAGAGACACCGGGACCGGGACCGAGATCGGGACCGAGAACGGGACCGAGAGCGCGAGTATCGTCATCGTTAG
- the CPSF6 gene encoding cleavage and polyadenylation specificity factor subunit 6 isoform X1 — MADGVDHIDIYADVGEEFNQEAEYGGHDQIDLYDDVISPSANNGDAPEDRDYMDTLPPTVGDDVGKGAAPNVVYTYTGKRIALYIGNLTWWTTDEDLTEAVHSLGVNDILEIKFFENRANGQSKGFALVGVGSEASSKKLMDLLPKRELHGQNPVVTPCNKQFLSQFEMQSRKTTQSGQMSGEGKAGPPGGSSRAAFPQGGRGRGRFPGAVPGGDRFPGPAGPGGPPPPFPGNLIKHLVKGTRPLFLETRIPWHMGHSIEEIPIFGLKAGQTPPRPPLGPPGPPGPPGPPPPGQVLPPPLAGPPNRGDRPPPPVLFPGQPFGQPPLGPLPPGPPPPVPGYGPPPGPPPPQQGPPPPPGPFPPRPPGPLGPPLTLAPPPHLPGPPPGAPPPAPHVNPAFFPPPTNSGMPTSDSRGPPPTDPYGRPPPYDRGDYGPPGREMDTARTPLSEAEFEEIMNRNRAISSSAISRAVSDASAGDYGSAIETLVTAISLIKQSKVSADDRCKVLISSLQDCLHGIESKSYGSGSRRRERSRERDHSRSREKSRRHKSRSRDRHDDYYRERSRERERHRDRDRDRDRERDREREYRHR; from the exons GAAGCTGAATATGGTGGGCATGATCAGATAGATTTGTATGATGATGTCATCTCTCCATCTGCAAATAATGGAGATGCCCCAGAAGACCGTGATTACATGGATACTCTCCCACCAACTGTTGGTGATGATGTGGGTAAAGGAGCAGCACCAAATGTTGTCTATACATATACTGGAAAGAGAATTGCATTGTATATTGGAAATCTAACATGG TGGACAACAGATGAAGACTTAACTGAAGCAGTTCATTCTTTGGGAGTAAATGATATTTTGgagataaaattttttgaaaatcgGGCAAATGGCCAGTCAAAGGG GTTTGCCCTTGTTGGTGTTGGATCTGAAGCATCCTCAAAAAAGTTAATGGATCTGTTGCCTAAAAGAGAACTTCATGGTCAGAATCCTGTTGTAACTCCATGCAATAAACAGTTCCTGAGTCAATTTGAAATGCAGTCCAGGAAAA CTACACAATCAGGACAAATGTCTGGGGAAGGTAAAGCTGGTCCTCCAGGAGGCAGTTCACGTGCAGCATTTCCACAAGGTGGTAGAGGACGGGGCCGTTTTCCAGGGGCTGTTCCCGGTGGGGACAGATTTCCTGGACCAGCAGGACCAGGAGGGCCACCCCCACCTTTTCCag GAAATTTGATCAAGCATCTTGTTAAAGGAACTCGGCCTTTGTTCCTGGAAACTAGGATTCCATGGCATATGGGGCACAGCATAGAGGAAATACCCATTTTTGGCCTAAaag CTGGACAGACTCCACCACGTCCACCCTTAGGTCCTCCAGGCCCACCTGGTCCACCGGGTCCTCCACCTCCTGGTCAGGTTCTGCCTCCTCCTTTAGCTGGGCCTCCTAATCGAGGAGATCGCCCTCCACCACCAGTTCTTTTTCCTGGACAACCTTTTGGGCAGCCTCCATTGGGTCCGCTTCCTCCTGGCCCTCCACCTCCAGTTCCAGGCTACGGCCCCCCTCCTGGTCCACCACCTCCACAGCAGGGaccacctccacctccaggcCCCTTTCCACCTCGCCCACCTGGCCCTCTTGGGCCACCCCTTACACTTGCTCCTCCTCCGCATCTTCCTGGACCAcctccaggtgccccaccaccaGCTCCACATGTGAACCCGGCTTTCTTTCCTCCACCGACTAACAGCGGCATGCCTACTTCAGATAGCCGGGGTCCACCACCAACAGATCCATATGGCCGACCCCCACCATATGATAGGGGTGACTATGGGCCTCCTGGAAG ggaAATGGATACTGCAAGAACGCCATTGAGTGAAGCTGAGTTTGAAGAAATCATGAATAGAAATAGGGCAATCTCAAGCAGTGCTATTTCAAGAGCTGTGTCTGATGCCAGTGCTg GTGATTATGGGAGTGCTATTGAGACATTGGTAACTGCAATTTCTTTAATTAAACAATCCAAAGTATCTGCTGATGATCGTTGCAAAGTTCTTATTAGCTCTTTGCAAGATTGCCTTCATGGAATTGAATCCAAGTCTTACGGTTCTGGATCAAG AAGACGTGAACGATCAAGAGAGAGGGACCATAGTAGATCACGAGAAAAGAGTCGGCGTCATAAATCCCGTAGTAGAGATCGTCATGATGATTATtatagagagagaagcagagaacgAGAGAGACACCGGGACCGGGACCGAGATCGGGACCGAGAACGGGACCGAGAGCGCGAGTATCGTCATCGTTAG
- the CPSF6 gene encoding cleavage and polyadenylation specificity factor subunit 6 isoform X6 has protein sequence MADGVDHIDIYADVGEEFNQEAEYGGHDQIDLYDDVISPSANNGDAPEDRDYMDTLPPTVGDDVGKGAAPNVVYTYTGKRIALYIGNLTWWTTDEDLTEAVHSLGVNDILEIKFFENRANGQSKGFALVGVGSEASSKKLMDLLPKRELHGQNPVVTPCNKQFLSQFEMQSRKSAPPPAPHVNPAFFPPPTNSGMPTSDSRGPPPTDPYGRPPPYDRGDYGPPGREMDTARTPLSEAEFEEIMNRNRAISSSAISRAVSDASAGDYGSAIETLVTAISLIKQSKVSADDRCKVLISSLQDCLHGIESKSYGSGSRRRERSRERDHSRSREKSRRHKSRSRDRHDDYYRERSRERERHRDRDRDRDRERDREREYRHR, from the exons GAAGCTGAATATGGTGGGCATGATCAGATAGATTTGTATGATGATGTCATCTCTCCATCTGCAAATAATGGAGATGCCCCAGAAGACCGTGATTACATGGATACTCTCCCACCAACTGTTGGTGATGATGTGGGTAAAGGAGCAGCACCAAATGTTGTCTATACATATACTGGAAAGAGAATTGCATTGTATATTGGAAATCTAACATGG TGGACAACAGATGAAGACTTAACTGAAGCAGTTCATTCTTTGGGAGTAAATGATATTTTGgagataaaattttttgaaaatcgGGCAAATGGCCAGTCAAAGGG GTTTGCCCTTGTTGGTGTTGGATCTGAAGCATCCTCAAAAAAGTTAATGGATCTGTTGCCTAAAAGAGAACTTCATGGTCAGAATCCTGTTGTAACTCCATGCAATAAACAGTTCCTGAGTCAATTTGAAATGCAGTCCAGGAAAA gtgccccaccaccaGCTCCACATGTGAACCCGGCTTTCTTTCCTCCACCGACTAACAGCGGCATGCCTACTTCAGATAGCCGGGGTCCACCACCAACAGATCCATATGGCCGACCCCCACCATATGATAGGGGTGACTATGGGCCTCCTGGAAG ggaAATGGATACTGCAAGAACGCCATTGAGTGAAGCTGAGTTTGAAGAAATCATGAATAGAAATAGGGCAATCTCAAGCAGTGCTATTTCAAGAGCTGTGTCTGATGCCAGTGCTg GTGATTATGGGAGTGCTATTGAGACATTGGTAACTGCAATTTCTTTAATTAAACAATCCAAAGTATCTGCTGATGATCGTTGCAAAGTTCTTATTAGCTCTTTGCAAGATTGCCTTCATGGAATTGAATCCAAGTCTTACGGTTCTGGATCAAG AAGACGTGAACGATCAAGAGAGAGGGACCATAGTAGATCACGAGAAAAGAGTCGGCGTCATAAATCCCGTAGTAGAGATCGTCATGATGATTATtatagagagagaagcagagaacgAGAGAGACACCGGGACCGGGACCGAGATCGGGACCGAGAACGGGACCGAGAGCGCGAGTATCGTCATCGTTAG
- the CPSF6 gene encoding cleavage and polyadenylation specificity factor subunit 6 isoform X4, whose translation MADGVDHIDIYADVGEEFNQEAEYGGHDQIDLYDDVISPSANNGDAPEDRDYMDTLPPTVGDDVGKGAAPNVVYTYTGKRIALYIGNLTWWTTDEDLTEAVHSLGVNDILEIKFFENRANGQSKGFALVGVGSEASSKKLMDLLPKRELHGQNPVVTPCNKQFLSQFEMQSRKTTQSGQMSGEGKAGPPGGSSRAAFPQGGRGRGRFPGAVPGGDRFPGPAGPGGPPPPFPAGQTPPRPPLGPPGPPGPPGPPPPGQVLPPPLAGPPNRGDRPPPPVLFPGQPFGQPPLGPLPPGPPPPVPGYGPPPGPPPPQQGPPPPPGPFPPRPPGPLGPPLTLAPPPHLPGPPPGAPPPAPHVNPAFFPPPTNSGMPTSDSRGPPPTDPYGRPPPYDRGDYGPPGREMDTARTPLSEAEFEEIMNRNRAISSSAISRAVSDASAGDYGSAIETLVTAISLIKQSKVSADDRCKVLISSLQDCLHGIESKSYGSGSRRRERSRERDHSRSREKSRRHKSRSRDRHDDYYRERSRERERHRDRDRDRDRERDREREYRHR comes from the exons GAAGCTGAATATGGTGGGCATGATCAGATAGATTTGTATGATGATGTCATCTCTCCATCTGCAAATAATGGAGATGCCCCAGAAGACCGTGATTACATGGATACTCTCCCACCAACTGTTGGTGATGATGTGGGTAAAGGAGCAGCACCAAATGTTGTCTATACATATACTGGAAAGAGAATTGCATTGTATATTGGAAATCTAACATGG TGGACAACAGATGAAGACTTAACTGAAGCAGTTCATTCTTTGGGAGTAAATGATATTTTGgagataaaattttttgaaaatcgGGCAAATGGCCAGTCAAAGGG GTTTGCCCTTGTTGGTGTTGGATCTGAAGCATCCTCAAAAAAGTTAATGGATCTGTTGCCTAAAAGAGAACTTCATGGTCAGAATCCTGTTGTAACTCCATGCAATAAACAGTTCCTGAGTCAATTTGAAATGCAGTCCAGGAAAA CTACACAATCAGGACAAATGTCTGGGGAAGGTAAAGCTGGTCCTCCAGGAGGCAGTTCACGTGCAGCATTTCCACAAGGTGGTAGAGGACGGGGCCGTTTTCCAGGGGCTGTTCCCGGTGGGGACAGATTTCCTGGACCAGCAGGACCAGGAGGGCCACCCCCACCTTTTCCag CTGGACAGACTCCACCACGTCCACCCTTAGGTCCTCCAGGCCCACCTGGTCCACCGGGTCCTCCACCTCCTGGTCAGGTTCTGCCTCCTCCTTTAGCTGGGCCTCCTAATCGAGGAGATCGCCCTCCACCACCAGTTCTTTTTCCTGGACAACCTTTTGGGCAGCCTCCATTGGGTCCGCTTCCTCCTGGCCCTCCACCTCCAGTTCCAGGCTACGGCCCCCCTCCTGGTCCACCACCTCCACAGCAGGGaccacctccacctccaggcCCCTTTCCACCTCGCCCACCTGGCCCTCTTGGGCCACCCCTTACACTTGCTCCTCCTCCGCATCTTCCTGGACCAcctccaggtgccccaccaccaGCTCCACATGTGAACCCGGCTTTCTTTCCTCCACCGACTAACAGCGGCATGCCTACTTCAGATAGCCGGGGTCCACCACCAACAGATCCATATGGCCGACCCCCACCATATGATAGGGGTGACTATGGGCCTCCTGGAAG ggaAATGGATACTGCAAGAACGCCATTGAGTGAAGCTGAGTTTGAAGAAATCATGAATAGAAATAGGGCAATCTCAAGCAGTGCTATTTCAAGAGCTGTGTCTGATGCCAGTGCTg GTGATTATGGGAGTGCTATTGAGACATTGGTAACTGCAATTTCTTTAATTAAACAATCCAAAGTATCTGCTGATGATCGTTGCAAAGTTCTTATTAGCTCTTTGCAAGATTGCCTTCATGGAATTGAATCCAAGTCTTACGGTTCTGGATCAAG AAGACGTGAACGATCAAGAGAGAGGGACCATAGTAGATCACGAGAAAAGAGTCGGCGTCATAAATCCCGTAGTAGAGATCGTCATGATGATTATtatagagagagaagcagagaacgAGAGAGACACCGGGACCGGGACCGAGATCGGGACCGAGAACGGGACCGAGAGCGCGAGTATCGTCATCGTTAG
- the CPSF6 gene encoding cleavage and polyadenylation specificity factor subunit 6 isoform X5 yields MADGVDHIDIYADVGEEFNQEAEYGGHDQIDLYDDVISPSANNGDAPEDRDYMDTLPPTVGDDVGKGAAPNVVYTYTGKRIALYIGNLTWWTTDEDLTEAVHSLGVNDILEIKFFENRANGQSKGFALVGVGSEASSKKLMDLLPKRELHGQNPVVTPCNKQFLSQFEMQSRKTTQSGQMSGEGKAGPPGGSSRAAFPQGGRGRGRFPGAVPGGDRFPGPAGPGGPPPPFPAGQTPPRPPLGPPGPPGPPGPPPPGQVLPPPLAGPPNRGDRPPPPVLFPGQPFGQPPLGPLPPGPPPPVPGYGPPPGPPPPQQGPPPPPGPFPPRPPGPLGPPLTLAPPPHLPGPPPGAPPPAPHVNPAFFPPPTNSGMPTSDSRGPPPTDPYGRPPPYDRGDYGPPGREMDTARTPLSEAEFEEIMNRNRAISSSAISRAVSDASAGDYGSAIETLVTAISLIKQSKVSADDRCKVLISSLQDCLHGIESKSYGSGSRRERSRERDHSRSREKSRRHKSRSRDRHDDYYRERSRERERHRDRDRDRDRERDREREYRHR; encoded by the exons GAAGCTGAATATGGTGGGCATGATCAGATAGATTTGTATGATGATGTCATCTCTCCATCTGCAAATAATGGAGATGCCCCAGAAGACCGTGATTACATGGATACTCTCCCACCAACTGTTGGTGATGATGTGGGTAAAGGAGCAGCACCAAATGTTGTCTATACATATACTGGAAAGAGAATTGCATTGTATATTGGAAATCTAACATGG TGGACAACAGATGAAGACTTAACTGAAGCAGTTCATTCTTTGGGAGTAAATGATATTTTGgagataaaattttttgaaaatcgGGCAAATGGCCAGTCAAAGGG GTTTGCCCTTGTTGGTGTTGGATCTGAAGCATCCTCAAAAAAGTTAATGGATCTGTTGCCTAAAAGAGAACTTCATGGTCAGAATCCTGTTGTAACTCCATGCAATAAACAGTTCCTGAGTCAATTTGAAATGCAGTCCAGGAAAA CTACACAATCAGGACAAATGTCTGGGGAAGGTAAAGCTGGTCCTCCAGGAGGCAGTTCACGTGCAGCATTTCCACAAGGTGGTAGAGGACGGGGCCGTTTTCCAGGGGCTGTTCCCGGTGGGGACAGATTTCCTGGACCAGCAGGACCAGGAGGGCCACCCCCACCTTTTCCag CTGGACAGACTCCACCACGTCCACCCTTAGGTCCTCCAGGCCCACCTGGTCCACCGGGTCCTCCACCTCCTGGTCAGGTTCTGCCTCCTCCTTTAGCTGGGCCTCCTAATCGAGGAGATCGCCCTCCACCACCAGTTCTTTTTCCTGGACAACCTTTTGGGCAGCCTCCATTGGGTCCGCTTCCTCCTGGCCCTCCACCTCCAGTTCCAGGCTACGGCCCCCCTCCTGGTCCACCACCTCCACAGCAGGGaccacctccacctccaggcCCCTTTCCACCTCGCCCACCTGGCCCTCTTGGGCCACCCCTTACACTTGCTCCTCCTCCGCATCTTCCTGGACCAcctccaggtgccccaccaccaGCTCCACATGTGAACCCGGCTTTCTTTCCTCCACCGACTAACAGCGGCATGCCTACTTCAGATAGCCGGGGTCCACCACCAACAGATCCATATGGCCGACCCCCACCATATGATAGGGGTGACTATGGGCCTCCTGGAAG ggaAATGGATACTGCAAGAACGCCATTGAGTGAAGCTGAGTTTGAAGAAATCATGAATAGAAATAGGGCAATCTCAAGCAGTGCTATTTCAAGAGCTGTGTCTGATGCCAGTGCTg GTGATTATGGGAGTGCTATTGAGACATTGGTAACTGCAATTTCTTTAATTAAACAATCCAAAGTATCTGCTGATGATCGTTGCAAAGTTCTTATTAGCTCTTTGCAAGATTGCCTTCATGGAATTGAATCCAAGTCTTACGGTTCTGGATCAAG ACGTGAACGATCAAGAGAGAGGGACCATAGTAGATCACGAGAAAAGAGTCGGCGTCATAAATCCCGTAGTAGAGATCGTCATGATGATTATtatagagagagaagcagagaacgAGAGAGACACCGGGACCGGGACCGAGATCGGGACCGAGAACGGGACCGAGAGCGCGAGTATCGTCATCGTTAG
- the CPSF6 gene encoding cleavage and polyadenylation specificity factor subunit 6 isoform X3, with protein MADGVDHIDIYADVGEEFNQEAEYGGHDQIDLYDDVISPSANNGDAPEDRDYMDTLPPTVGDDVGKGAAPNVVYTYTGKRIALYIGNLTWWTTDEDLTEAVHSLGVNDILEIKFFENRANGQSKGFALVGVGSEASSKKLMDLLPKRELHGQNPVVTPCNKQFLSQFEMQSRKTTQSGQMSGEGKAGPPGGSSRAAFPQGGRGRGRFPGAVPGGDRFPGPAGPGGPPPPFPGNLIKHLVKGTRPLFLETRIPWHMGHSIEEIPIFGLKAGQTPPRPPLGPPGPPGPPGPPPPGQVLPPPLAGPPNRGDRPPPPVLFPGQPFGQPPLGPLPPGPPPPVPGYGPPPGPPPPQQGPPPPPGPFPPRPPGPLGPPLTLAPPPHLPGPPPGAPPPAPHVNPAFFPPPTNSGMPTSDSRGPPPTDPYGRPPPYDRGDYGPPGREMDTARTPLSEAEFEEIMNRNRAISSSAISRAVSDASAGDYGSAIETLVTAISLIKQSKVSADDRCKVLISSLQDCLHGIESKSYGSGSRERSRERERHRDRDRDRDRERDREREYRHR; from the exons GAAGCTGAATATGGTGGGCATGATCAGATAGATTTGTATGATGATGTCATCTCTCCATCTGCAAATAATGGAGATGCCCCAGAAGACCGTGATTACATGGATACTCTCCCACCAACTGTTGGTGATGATGTGGGTAAAGGAGCAGCACCAAATGTTGTCTATACATATACTGGAAAGAGAATTGCATTGTATATTGGAAATCTAACATGG TGGACAACAGATGAAGACTTAACTGAAGCAGTTCATTCTTTGGGAGTAAATGATATTTTGgagataaaattttttgaaaatcgGGCAAATGGCCAGTCAAAGGG GTTTGCCCTTGTTGGTGTTGGATCTGAAGCATCCTCAAAAAAGTTAATGGATCTGTTGCCTAAAAGAGAACTTCATGGTCAGAATCCTGTTGTAACTCCATGCAATAAACAGTTCCTGAGTCAATTTGAAATGCAGTCCAGGAAAA CTACACAATCAGGACAAATGTCTGGGGAAGGTAAAGCTGGTCCTCCAGGAGGCAGTTCACGTGCAGCATTTCCACAAGGTGGTAGAGGACGGGGCCGTTTTCCAGGGGCTGTTCCCGGTGGGGACAGATTTCCTGGACCAGCAGGACCAGGAGGGCCACCCCCACCTTTTCCag GAAATTTGATCAAGCATCTTGTTAAAGGAACTCGGCCTTTGTTCCTGGAAACTAGGATTCCATGGCATATGGGGCACAGCATAGAGGAAATACCCATTTTTGGCCTAAaag CTGGACAGACTCCACCACGTCCACCCTTAGGTCCTCCAGGCCCACCTGGTCCACCGGGTCCTCCACCTCCTGGTCAGGTTCTGCCTCCTCCTTTAGCTGGGCCTCCTAATCGAGGAGATCGCCCTCCACCACCAGTTCTTTTTCCTGGACAACCTTTTGGGCAGCCTCCATTGGGTCCGCTTCCTCCTGGCCCTCCACCTCCAGTTCCAGGCTACGGCCCCCCTCCTGGTCCACCACCTCCACAGCAGGGaccacctccacctccaggcCCCTTTCCACCTCGCCCACCTGGCCCTCTTGGGCCACCCCTTACACTTGCTCCTCCTCCGCATCTTCCTGGACCAcctccaggtgccccaccaccaGCTCCACATGTGAACCCGGCTTTCTTTCCTCCACCGACTAACAGCGGCATGCCTACTTCAGATAGCCGGGGTCCACCACCAACAGATCCATATGGCCGACCCCCACCATATGATAGGGGTGACTATGGGCCTCCTGGAAG ggaAATGGATACTGCAAGAACGCCATTGAGTGAAGCTGAGTTTGAAGAAATCATGAATAGAAATAGGGCAATCTCAAGCAGTGCTATTTCAAGAGCTGTGTCTGATGCCAGTGCTg GTGATTATGGGAGTGCTATTGAGACATTGGTAACTGCAATTTCTTTAATTAAACAATCCAAAGTATCTGCTGATGATCGTTGCAAAGTTCTTATTAGCTCTTTGCAAGATTGCCTTCATGGAATTGAATCCAAGTCTTACGGTTCTGGATCAAG agagagaagcagagaacgAGAGAGACACCGGGACCGGGACCGAGATCGGGACCGAGAACGGGACCGAGAGCGCGAGTATCGTCATCGTTAG